A genomic region of Kluyveromyces marxianus DMKU3-1042 DNA, complete genome, chromosome 5 contains the following coding sequences:
- the SUP35 gene encoding translation termination factor GTPase eRF3, producing MSDQANQGQGQGQGQSQGQGYNQYNQYGQYNQYYNQQGYQGYNAQQPQGYQAYQGYNAQQPQGYQAYQGYNAQQPQGYNAYQGYNPQQQGGYNPNYNKNYNNRNNKQGYQNYQGYNAQQPQGYSAAAPAASQGMTLKDFQNQQSSSNTAAKPKPKLKLASSSGIKLVGAKKPVATKSEEPKEETKSSEVKEEKKEDAKVDAENEEKIDAKIADLKISEKEEVKPKEDAKPKENEAPASSETSKDQSANTKTDSAAGVSSADVLIKEQEDEVDEEVVKDMFGGKDHVSIIFMGHVDAGKSTMGGNLLYLTGSVDKRTVEKYEREAKDAGRQGWYLSWVMDTNKEERNDGKTIEVGRAYFETEKRRYTILDAPGHKMYVSEMIGGASQADIGILVISARKGEYETGFEKGGQTREHALLAKTQGVNKMIVVINKMDDPTVGWDKERYDQCVNNLTNFLKAVGYNVKEDVVFMPVSGYTGAGLKDRVDPKDCPWYTGPSLLEYLDNMKTTDRRINAPFMLPIASKMKDMGTVVEGKIESGHIRKGNQTLLMPNKVNVEILTIYNETENEVDMAVCGEQVRLRIKGVEEEDISAGFVLTSPKNPVKNVTRFVAQIAIVELKSIMSAGFSCVMHIHTAIEEVVITRLLHKLERGTNRKSKKPPAFAKKGMKIIAVIETQEPVCVETYDDYPQLGRFTLRDQGTTIAIGKIVKILDN from the coding sequence ATGTCTGATCAAGCAAATCAAGGCCAAGGTCAAGGCCAAGGTCAAAGCCAAGGTCAAGGTTACAACCAGTACAACCAGTATGGTCAATATAACCAGTACTACAACCAACAAGGCTACCAAGGCTACAATGCCCAACAGCCACAAGGCTACCAAGCTTACCAAGGCTACAATGCCCAACAGCCACAAGGCTACCAAGCTTACCAAGGCTACAATGCCCAACAGCCACAGGGTTACAATGCTTACCAGGGCTACAATCCTCAACAGCAAGGTGGCTACAATCCAAACTATAACAAGAATTACAACAATAGGAACAATAAACAAGGCTACCAAAACTACCAAGGTTATAATGCTCAACAACCACAGGGTTACTCTGCAGCCGCTCCAGCAGCTTCTCAGGGTATGACTCTAAAGGATTtccaaaatcaacaaaGCTCCTCTAACACTGCAGCTAAGCCAAAGCCTAAGTTAAAGCTAGCATCAAGTTCTGGTATTAAGCTAGTTGGTGCTAAAAAGCCAGTTGCTACCAAGAGTGAAGAAcctaaagaagaaaccaaatcaTCTGAggtcaaagaagagaagaaggaagatgCCAAGGTTGATGCTGAGAACGAAGAGAAGATTGATGCCAAGATTGCTGATCTTAAAATAtctgagaaagaagaagtaaaacCAAAGGAAGACGCTAAACCTAAAGAAAACGAAGCACCAGCCTCTTCCGAAACATCCAAAGACCAATCGGCTAATACCAAGACCGATTCAGCAGCAGGTGTTTCTTCTGCAGATGTCCTAATtaaggaacaagaagacgaggtagatgaagaagtcgTTAAAGATATGTTCGGTGGTAAAGACCATGTCTCTATTATCTTTATGGGTCACGTTGATGCTGGTAAATCTACCATGGGTGGTAACTTGCTATATCTAACGGGTTCTGTTGACAAAAGAACTGTTGAGAAGTACGAAAGAGAAGCCAAGGATGCTGGTAGGCAAGGTTGGTACTTATCTTGGGTTATGGATACCaacaaggaagaaagaaatgatGGTAAGACCATTGAAGTGGGTAGAGCTTATTTCGAAACAGAGAAGAGACGTTATACCATCTTGGATGCACCAGGTCATAAAATGTACGTTTCGGAAATGATTGGTGGTGCTTCTCAAGCCGATATTGGTATTTTGGTTATATCTGCCAGAAAGGGTGAATATGAAACTGGTTTCGAAAAAGGTGGTCAAACTCGTGAGCATGCTCTTTTGGCTAAGACTCAAGGTGTCAACAAAATGATCGTTGTTATCAATAAGATGGACGATCCTACTGTTGGTTGGGACAAGGAAAGATACGATCAATGTGTTAACAACCTaaccaacttcttgaaagcTGTTGGTTACAATGTCaaagaagatgttgttTTCATGCCAGTTTCTGGTTATACCGGTGCTGGTTTGAAGGATCGTGTTGATCCTAAGGATTGCCCATGGTACACTGGACCATCTTTGTTGGAATATCTAGATAATATGAAAACAACTGACCGTCGTATCAACGCGCCATTCATGCTTCCAATTGCTTCTAAAATGAAAGATATGGGTACCGTTGTCGAAGGTAAGATAGAATCTGGTCATATTAGAAAAGGTAACCAAACTCTTCTAATGCCTAACAAAGTTAATGTTGAAATTCTGACCATATACAACGAAACAGAGAATGAGGTTGACATGGCTGTATGTGGTGAACAAGTTAGATTAAGAATCAAGGGTGtcgaggaagaagatatttCCGCCGGTTTCGTATTGACTTCGCCTAAGAATCCTGTCAAAAATGTTACCAGATTTGTGGCACAAATTGCCATTGTCGAATTAAAATCGATTATGTCTGCTGGTTTCTCATGTGTGATGCACATTCACACAGCCATCGAAGAAGTTGTCATTACAAGATTGTTGCATAAACTTGAAAGAGGTACTAACAGAAAATCTAAGAAACCACCTGCATTTGCCAAGAAGGGTATGAAGATCATAGCAGTCATAGAGACTCAAGAACCTGTATGTGTGGAAACATACGATGATTATCCACAATTAGGAAGATTCACCTTGAGAGATCAAGGTACCACCATTGCTATTGGTAAGATTGTCAAAATCTTGGATAATTAG
- the HMO1 gene encoding Hmo1p, with protein sequence MSEPSIKLRTAKDSLVSSLFELSKAANQTASCLVDFYHSIGDDEDERLEAFTILTEALQKLTSSTNQLNSISTELTHSAEDEKDIPVAEAPAKLVKKKIPRDPNAPKKPLTVFFAYSAYVRQALRDERQRAGLPPLSSTEITQEISKKWKDLGESEKDKWKQAYNAELENYQREKQKYLEAKKNGTLTLNEGPNSAPVPIPEYLQSPEDFGISQIEKRPYEEEIVSEKKKKKKKKDKKKDKSNKD encoded by the exons ATGTCTGAACCCAGTATCAAACTTAGAACTGCAAAGGATTCT TTAGTATCTTCACTATTTGAATTATCGAAAGCTGCTAACCAAACCGCTTCATGCTTAGTGGATTTCTATCATTCTATTGGggatgatgaagatgaaagaCTTGAAGCGTTCACCATCTTAACAGAAGCATTACAGAAATTAACTTCCTCTACAAACCAGTTGAATTCCATAAGCACTGAATTAACGCATTCAGCAGAAGATGAGAAGGATATTCCGGTCGCAGAGGCTCCAGCCAAGCTcgtcaagaagaagattccaCGTGATCCAAATGCTCCAAAGAAACCACTAactgttttctttgcttaCTCCGCATACGTTCGTCAAGCTTTACGTGATGAAAGACAGAGGGCAGGCCTCCCACCATTGTCTTCTACCGAAATTACCCAAGAAATCTCTAAGAAGTGGAAGGATTTAGGTGAATCTGAAAAAGATAAATGGAAGCAGGCTTACAATGCTGAACTTGAAAATTATCAAAGGGAAAAACAGAAGTACCTggaagccaaaaaaaatggaactTTAACATTGAATGAAGGCCCTAATTCTGCTCCAGTTCCTATCCCTGAGTACCTACAATCACCGGAAGACTTCGGTATCTCacaaattgaaaagagGCCttatgaagaagagattgtgagtgaaaagaaaaagaagaagaagaagaaggataagaagaaggataaATCTAACAAGGACTAA